One Leptolyngbya subtilissima AS-A7 genomic window carries:
- a CDS encoding DUF6464 family protein, translating into MLVIILIFVIGLTPALVSAYLSVRADRDEKCGSNTSAMPTALGQSMLKLLDGNTDMHYVDGLGYMIGDITCDLNARSPYLRCAMNPMGPCDGCSAYAPKVFDRQF; encoded by the coding sequence ATGCTCGTCATCATTTTGATTTTCGTTATCGGTCTTACCCCAGCCCTGGTGTCAGCTTACTTAAGTGTGCGGGCTGACCGAGATGAAAAGTGCGGCAGCAACACTTCAGCTATGCCGACGGCCTTGGGCCAGAGCATGCTCAAGCTGCTCGATGGCAACACCGATATGCACTATGTCGATGGCCTGGGCTATATGATTGGCGACATCACTTGCGACCTAAATGCGCGATCGCCCTACCTGCGATGCGCCATGAATCCTATGGGTCCCTGCGACGGGTGCAGTGCCTATGCGCCCAAGGTCTTTGATCGCCAGTTCTAA
- a CDS encoding peroxiredoxin, translating to MALQLGDQVPNFTQQTSEGEIDFYSWAGDSWVVLFSHPADYTPVCTTELGSVARLKPEFDKRNAKVIALSVDSADSHQGWIGDINETQGVNVNYPIIADDDKKVSDLYGMIHPNANAKVTVRSVFVIDPSKKLRLTITYPPSTGRNFAEILRVIDSLQLTDNYSVATPVDWKDGDDVVVSPTIPTEEAKQRFPKGVTEIKPYLRMTPQPNK from the coding sequence ATGGCGCTTCAACTTGGCGATCAGGTACCTAACTTCACCCAGCAGACCAGCGAGGGTGAGATTGACTTTTATAGCTGGGCTGGTGATAGCTGGGTAGTGCTATTTTCGCACCCCGCTGACTACACCCCCGTTTGCACCACTGAGTTGGGCAGCGTGGCTAGGCTCAAGCCCGAGTTTGACAAGCGCAACGCCAAAGTCATTGCCCTCAGCGTAGACAGCGCTGATTCCCACCAAGGCTGGATTGGCGACATTAACGAAACCCAGGGCGTAAATGTCAACTACCCCATCATTGCCGACGACGACAAAAAGGTCTCCGACCTTTACGGCATGATCCACCCCAACGCCAACGCCAAGGTGACCGTGCGCAGCGTGTTTGTCATTGACCCCAGCAAAAAGCTGCGGCTGACCATTACCTATCCGCCGAGCACCGGACGCAACTTTGCTGAGATTTTGCGGGTGATTGACTCGCTACAGCTTACCGACAACTACAGCGTGGCTACCCCGGTCGACTGGAAAGATGGCGACGACGTAGTGGTATCTCCCACCATTCCCACCGAAGAAGCTAAGCAGCGCTTCCCCAAGGGCGTAACCGAAATCAAGCCCTACTTGCGCATGACTCCCCAACCCAACAAATAG
- a CDS encoding flavin reductase — translation MLDEQAKKTILRKIPHGLYICGVKDGDDLNGFTASWVMQASFQPPLVVNCVKNDSTSHAMVKSSGVFALSFLEAGQKELAQNFFKPLRRVGNKFEDVEFYPGPETGCPIIKDTLGYVECRVVGAVEHGDHTVFVGEVVGAAIHREGDPLLLESTGWNYGG, via the coding sequence GTGCTAGACGAGCAAGCTAAGAAAACCATTTTGCGCAAGATTCCCCATGGGCTCTACATCTGTGGCGTTAAAGATGGAGATGACCTCAACGGCTTCACGGCGAGCTGGGTGATGCAGGCCTCCTTTCAGCCCCCCCTGGTAGTAAATTGCGTCAAAAACGACTCCACCTCCCACGCCATGGTGAAATCCAGCGGCGTATTTGCCCTCAGCTTTTTAGAAGCCGGGCAGAAAGAGCTGGCCCAAAACTTCTTTAAGCCCCTACGCCGGGTGGGCAACAAGTTTGAAGATGTCGAGTTTTACCCTGGTCCTGAAACCGGCTGTCCCATCATCAAAGACACCTTGGGCTATGTGGAATGTCGGGTGGTGGGCGCTGTAGAGCACGGCGACCACACAGTGTTTGTGGGCGAAGTAGTCGGTGCCGCAATTCACCGCGAAGGTGACCCCCTCCTGCTCGAAAGCACCGGCTGGAACTACGGTGGGTAG
- a CDS encoding phenylpyruvate tautomerase MIF-related protein has product MPLIKVQTSVSSPDRAEVEGLLKELSASLASHLGKPESYVMTAFEADIPMTFGGTTDPVCYVEIKSVGTMGGAKTHAMSQEFCTQLETALGVPKNRTYIEFADAPGAMWGWNGGTFG; this is encoded by the coding sequence ATGCCTCTAATCAAAGTCCAGACATCCGTCTCCTCTCCCGACCGAGCCGAGGTTGAAGGGCTACTGAAGGAGCTTTCCGCCAGTTTGGCCAGCCACTTGGGCAAGCCGGAATCTTACGTGATGACAGCTTTTGAAGCCGACATACCCATGACCTTTGGTGGCACTACAGACCCCGTATGCTACGTCGAGATCAAAAGCGTGGGCACCATGGGCGGTGCCAAAACCCACGCTATGAGCCAGGAGTTTTGCACCCAGCTTGAGACTGCCCTGGGAGTGCCCAAAAATCGTACCTATATCGAGTTCGCTGATGCCCCTGGTGCCATGTGGGGCTGGAACGGGGGCACCTTTGGCTAA